A segment of the Crassostrea angulata isolate pt1a10 chromosome 10, ASM2561291v2, whole genome shotgun sequence genome:
TCTTTGctgtttagaattaaaatttgtcatatCTCAAATTTGCATTTACTTAGTGTTTCAAACATTATAATTTACAGACTTGAGGCATATGCGCGTAATGCACATTGCTCTAGAGCAGAACCAGCTGGTCAGGATTACACCATGGATTTGCCTGATCCTGATTCCTATCAAGACCTAAATAGCGATAAAAGTTTTCCTGGATCCCCATTGAATGAAATAACCACTTACTTGTCCCAATTCAACAAGAACATTGAATCCAAGGCGAAAAACTTGTATAATGACGGATTTATTAGATACCTCAGGACAACTGAGTACAATTCGCTCTGGTATGTTAGAGGTGCCATAAGAGCAGAAATGTCCAAATCTATTGTGTACATTATAGATATTGAAATCGGTCAAGATGGAAGTGTATTAAAATGCCAATGTGAGTGTGCAGCTGGTATGGGACCATTTGCACATTGTAAACATGTGTCAACAGCGTTATATGCTTGTGCATGTTTTAAGCAGCACGGCAGTATAAAGACAGAACAAACGTGCACCCAAAGATTACAGACATTCCACAGAGTGAAGCCACATAAAGGTTCTCCGATGAAAGTCGTGAATTTAGATATGCCAGGATGTGATGAAGTCTGTAATTTACCAGAGGGGTTTGATCCAAGGCCAGAGGAATTCCGAAACCATCCAGGATACAAGTCTTGGTTTCAAAATGTATGCTTGTCATTTAAGGGCATAAGTAAAACCCCAATTTATCAAACATTTCCTCCAGCCA
Coding sequences within it:
- the LOC128167160 gene encoding uncharacterized protein LOC128167160, which codes for MAKNYGSMTIPQLKLELDKFGAKKSGRKRELVERLEAYARNAHCSRAEPAGQDYTMDLPDPDSYQDLNSDKSFPGSPLNEITTYLSQFNKNIESKAKNLYNDGFIRYLRTTEYNSLWYVRGAIRAEMSKSIVYIIDIEIGQDGSVLKCQCECAAGMGPFAHCKHVSTALYACACFKQHGSIKTEQTCTQRLQTFHRVKPHKGSPMKVVNLDMPGCDEVCNLPEGFDPRPEEFRNHPGYKSWFQNVCLSFKGISKTPIYQTFPPANMTGFDIDHDYLQYQGSFECLQQLNVTKISEEEARILNMKTADQALSNLWHEERCKRIHSSVFGRICKMTERTNPEKLAESLVTKALRLRTSPILHGQKFEKVAVKKI